In Arthrobacter sp. SLBN-83, one DNA window encodes the following:
- a CDS encoding SLOG family protein gives MTSGFSHALLVTGSRTWDAAEAMKAALNEAWRAWGPSAVARPVLLSGHCPKGADAMAERLWRAAGFEVIEFPADWSAEPKAAGFTRNQRMVDALVAMRAGGAEVRVAAFLDLCSKCDQRTGQQQLMPGTPGHFSHGTVHARSRALAASIEVEDIIHPRLPPF, from the coding sequence ATGACCAGTGGATTCAGCCATGCCCTGCTCGTGACCGGTTCCCGGACCTGGGACGCCGCGGAGGCCATGAAGGCGGCTTTGAACGAGGCCTGGAGAGCCTGGGGACCGTCTGCGGTCGCCCGACCCGTGCTCCTCTCAGGGCACTGTCCCAAGGGTGCTGACGCCATGGCCGAGCGGCTGTGGCGGGCTGCCGGCTTCGAAGTAATTGAGTTCCCGGCCGACTGGAGCGCTGAGCCCAAGGCGGCGGGCTTCACCCGGAACCAACGGATGGTCGATGCCCTCGTCGCCATGCGCGCCGGGGGAGCGGAGGTCCGTGTCGCCGCCTTCCTGGACCTTTGCAGCAAGTGCGACCAACGCACCGGCCAGCAGCAGCTGATGCCCGGAACGCCAGGGCACTTCTCACATGGCACCGTGCACGCCCGCTCCCGCGCCCTGGCTGCAAGCATCGAGGTCGAAGACATCATCCACCCGCGCCTGCCTCCGTTCTGA
- a CDS encoding DHH family phosphoesterase — translation MTILQTVDDHPLTDDGVDLFALMCQRRGWTDEYFREIESAEHDELLGLAEMVEALEDARAAGHKVTIAPDFDMDGISSGVLGYAGLSELGFDVELHVPDYRRGHDLTAEDIAEIAATWPDTKVLLTCDGGVNSHRGIAAARALGWKTLVTDHHEELEPGSSADVTVDPCRMDETYANTGICGAHVLYQVLEAYARVHRPEKLWEIRLLRLFAGLGTVSDVMPVLYENRQLVRDSLSIARLLYAPAPRTVPTPWGFDPDPEAIDVGQSTLMQLLRVDPHHPAFVRAFEGFAVLLKAFGQAGKVRDIDSIDEGFYGFYLAPAMNSPRRTGDPLAPCFGVFTAPDQDLMLEAAHQVIATNESRKELVEVHTQELEEGDQPLAPWVYFSEAYPGMYGLLANRLMERHGHPVVVLNRPVGPDDYVGGSGRAPSWFGIIDTLEHQDGMRAIGHQQACGVKVDRAELLDGLVEALREATQVALLAVVQDERRADLVLGPDRDCDAGLDDLEPLVGFVRRVEALRPFGHGFVEPVVEIAVEPLGLRVDRIGSDTDCGHERTDANLMTNARGYRVCRLCKKHLRLVTRSGLSCLWWNVAEEKEPEISALTRSASRTEVGTLRFIAKLQLNTFRGETRVQAVIEEQIPASV, via the coding sequence ATGACCATTCTCCAGACCGTCGACGACCATCCACTGACGGACGACGGCGTCGACCTGTTCGCCCTGATGTGCCAGCGCCGCGGCTGGACCGACGAGTACTTCCGCGAGATCGAATCAGCTGAACACGACGAGCTCCTGGGCCTGGCCGAGATGGTCGAGGCCCTGGAAGACGCCCGCGCCGCCGGCCACAAGGTCACCATCGCCCCTGACTTCGACATGGACGGGATCTCCTCCGGTGTGCTCGGCTACGCCGGACTGTCAGAGCTCGGCTTCGACGTCGAGCTGCACGTGCCCGACTACCGCCGCGGCCACGACCTCACGGCCGAGGACATCGCAGAGATCGCCGCGACGTGGCCGGACACCAAGGTCCTGCTGACCTGCGACGGGGGAGTGAACTCCCACCGCGGGATCGCCGCCGCCCGGGCTCTGGGATGGAAGACCCTGGTCACCGACCACCACGAGGAGCTCGAACCCGGTTCGAGCGCCGACGTCACCGTCGACCCCTGTCGGATGGACGAGACCTACGCCAACACCGGCATCTGCGGCGCACACGTGCTCTACCAGGTGTTGGAGGCCTATGCCCGCGTCCACCGGCCGGAGAAGCTCTGGGAGATCCGCCTGCTGCGCCTGTTCGCCGGCCTGGGCACCGTCTCCGACGTCATGCCAGTGCTGTACGAGAACCGGCAGCTGGTGCGCGACTCGCTGTCCATCGCACGGCTGCTGTACGCGCCCGCGCCGCGCACCGTCCCGACCCCCTGGGGCTTCGACCCGGACCCCGAGGCGATCGACGTCGGGCAGTCGACGCTGATGCAGCTGCTGCGCGTCGACCCGCACCACCCGGCCTTCGTCCGGGCCTTCGAGGGCTTCGCGGTCCTGCTGAAGGCCTTCGGCCAGGCAGGCAAGGTCCGCGACATCGACAGTATCGACGAGGGCTTCTACGGGTTCTACCTCGCGCCGGCGATGAACTCCCCGCGCCGCACGGGCGACCCGCTCGCACCGTGCTTCGGTGTGTTCACCGCGCCTGACCAGGACTTGATGCTCGAGGCGGCACACCAGGTCATCGCGACCAACGAGAGCCGCAAGGAGCTTGTCGAGGTCCACACCCAGGAGCTCGAGGAGGGTGATCAGCCGCTGGCCCCCTGGGTCTACTTCTCCGAGGCCTACCCGGGCATGTACGGTCTGCTCGCCAACCGGCTGATGGAGCGCCACGGCCACCCGGTCGTCGTGCTCAACCGTCCCGTCGGGCCGGATGACTACGTCGGAGGCTCCGGCCGGGCACCGTCGTGGTTCGGCATCATCGACACGCTCGAGCACCAGGACGGCATGCGTGCCATCGGCCACCAGCAGGCCTGCGGCGTCAAGGTCGACCGGGCGGAACTGCTCGACGGTCTGGTCGAAGCATTGCGGGAGGCCACGCAGGTTGCCCTGCTGGCTGTCGTCCAGGATGAGCGCCGGGCCGACCTGGTCCTGGGCCCGGACCGGGACTGCGATGCTGGCCTGGACGACCTGGAGCCTCTGGTCGGCTTCGTCCGGCGTGTGGAAGCGCTGCGGCCCTTCGGCCACGGCTTCGTCGAGCCGGTGGTCGAAATCGCTGTCGAGCCCCTTGGGCTGCGGGTGGACCGGATCGGTTCCGATACTGACTGCGGCCATGAGCGCACCGACGCCAACCTGATGACCAACGCCCGCGGCTACCGCGTGTGCCGCCTGTGCAAGAAGCATCTGCGGCTGGTCACCAGGTCCGGGCTGTCCTGCCTGTGGTGGAACGTCGCCGAGGAGAAGGAGCCGGAGATTTCGGCTCTGACGCGGTCGGCCAGCCGCACCGAGGTCGGAACGCTGCGTTTCATCGCGAAGCTGCAGCTGAACACCTTCCGCGGCGAGACCCGCGTCCAGGCCGTCATCGAAGAGCAGATCCCCGCGTCTGTCTGA
- a CDS encoding HD domain-containing protein yields the protein MTTLTTTRVPLKQMDPAMLVFELEREIQHLMPTNTELVTRAAATASFLHRKQTRFIRGDMPRVPYIEHPLRVALRLLRWGVTDAELIAAALLHDVVEDCSKELLAAFGQPGEDPLGCLARLYGRRVSVLVGAVTTPGGSTSYEEHLTRLANSGSRALLIKASDLKDNAGSIRHQLGHGQDSRMYRMLFKYMPAVEIVGAGLRRSLCCPATQQCTMAAIAAMEDLSHDLAALSAEHGID from the coding sequence ATGACCACCCTGACCACGACGCGTGTCCCGCTCAAGCAAATGGACCCTGCGATGCTCGTGTTCGAACTCGAGCGGGAGATCCAACACCTCATGCCCACGAACACGGAGCTCGTGACCCGCGCAGCTGCGACGGCCTCGTTCCTGCACCGGAAGCAGACCCGCTTCATCAGGGGAGACATGCCTCGCGTGCCGTACATCGAGCATCCGCTGCGCGTGGCGTTGCGCCTCCTGCGCTGGGGCGTCACCGACGCTGAACTGATTGCCGCAGCACTGCTGCATGATGTCGTCGAGGACTGCAGCAAAGAGCTGCTTGCTGCTTTCGGCCAGCCGGGTGAGGATCCCCTGGGCTGTCTGGCGCGGCTGTACGGCCGGCGCGTCTCGGTGCTCGTTGGGGCGGTGACCACTCCTGGCGGGAGCACCTCCTATGAGGAGCACCTCACGCGGCTTGCCAACTCCGGTTCCCGGGCGCTGCTCATCAAGGCCAGCGACCTGAAGGACAACGCCGGTTCGATCCGGCACCAGCTCGGCCACGGCCAGGATTCGCGCATGTACCGCATGCTCTTCAAGTACATGCCGGCCGTCGAGATCGTCGGAGCAGGTCTGCGCCGTTCGCTCTGCTGCCCTGCGACCCAGCAGTGCACCATGGCCGCCATCGCCGCGATGGAAGATCTCAGCCACGATCTCGCAGCCCTGTCGGCCGAGCATGGCATCGATTGA
- a CDS encoding CPBP family intramembrane glutamic endopeptidase, whose product MPAPPIKSRLVSIAWCVLVPLGVLAAYLGLGLAVVSVVGEPVLGTAVLGGLVALLVGAARLFRPRWFANAPTVRPMSGTPRFTRTVLGCLALAFFAGQSLALWLYTLGGSAGFDESTRARTDAGPVVALLLALVAAPVAEEMLFRGLLYPLLRRRVGIVAAVLVTAAGFSLLHANVVQFAATLPLAVLLALVYERARVLWPCVLLHLAFNLAAVLVPAQLLGALANPVSALLMTAAFLACALAVYRMAAPAPGPAQDDREAGGEEGRESEPQAA is encoded by the coding sequence ATGCCCGCTCCACCCATCAAGTCCCGGCTCGTCTCCATCGCGTGGTGTGTCCTCGTGCCCCTCGGCGTGCTCGCCGCCTACCTGGGACTTGGCCTTGCCGTAGTTTCCGTGGTCGGCGAGCCCGTCCTGGGTACGGCGGTGCTCGGAGGCCTGGTGGCGCTGCTCGTCGGCGCTGCCAGGCTCTTCCGGCCCCGGTGGTTCGCCAACGCGCCAACGGTCCGACCGATGTCCGGAACACCGCGCTTTACCCGAACGGTGCTTGGGTGCCTGGCTCTGGCGTTCTTCGCCGGCCAGTCCCTGGCCCTGTGGCTCTATACCCTGGGCGGCTCGGCGGGATTCGATGAATCGACCCGAGCCAGGACAGACGCCGGTCCCGTCGTGGCCCTCCTGCTAGCACTGGTGGCAGCGCCGGTGGCCGAGGAGATGCTTTTCCGCGGCCTGCTCTACCCGCTGCTGCGGCGCAGGGTCGGCATCGTCGCGGCGGTGCTCGTCACCGCCGCGGGCTTCAGCCTGCTGCACGCCAACGTCGTCCAGTTTGCTGCCACGCTGCCCCTGGCGGTGCTGCTGGCGCTGGTCTACGAACGCGCCCGCGTCCTGTGGCCGTGCGTGCTGCTCCACCTGGCCTTCAACCTCGCGGCCGTCCTTGTCCCCGCCCAGCTGCTGGGCGCATTGGCGAACCCCGTCTCAGCGCTGCTGATGACCGCGGCGTTCCTCGCGTGCGCCCTGGCGGTGTACCGCATGGCGGCACCCGCGCCCGGGCCTGCACAAGACGACAGGGAAGCCGGCGGGGAAGAAGGCAGGGAAAGCGAGCCACAGGCCGCATAG
- a CDS encoding histone-like nucleoid-structuring protein Lsr2, with protein sequence MAIRNIVESDISGKPDAATVTFGLGDTWFEIDLTDEERKELEKNLKEYISKGRKATKKGEKKRLVPETTPEEREEIRKWARENGHEVPEFGRIPKAVMKAHDEAHGIERTL encoded by the coding sequence ATGGCTATTCGAAATATTGTGGAGTCGGACATCAGTGGCAAGCCGGATGCTGCCACAGTCACCTTCGGACTGGGCGACACCTGGTTCGAGATAGACCTGACCGACGAAGAGCGCAAAGAGCTTGAGAAGAATCTCAAGGAATACATCAGTAAGGGTCGAAAGGCCACTAAGAAGGGCGAGAAGAAGCGACTCGTGCCCGAGACGACGCCCGAGGAACGTGAGGAGATCCGTAAGTGGGCGCGCGAGAACGGTCATGAAGTGCCCGAGTTTGGTCGCATTCCGAAAGCTGTCATGAAGGCCCACGATGAGGCACACGGCATCGAGCGGACTCTCTAG